The genomic DNA GTCACATATTACATTTCCCAATtgattttttatattatttatgataaacgattgactactaatttatgtttaatctATAAGTTCAAAAATCTTATTTGATTCATATTTGTAGAATCTTCAAtaaaatgaaatttttatatttaatattaatataaaattaaaaatattaacaattaAAAGTATGTACTGAGCAATGTGTTCAACACAAATACAAAATATTTTTAGTGACGGAGAATATATAAATGAGTTATAAACTAGTATAATATACAAGTTGATATTAGATTATGTCATGGTTCGTTTCAATTTTGTTTCTCTTTCGTATATTACACCTATTTCCAAAAAATAATAAAACTTTCACATTCATAAAATAGTCGGTTATTTTTCTGAAATCAGTGTAAGTTACGAGGacaattatattatttatttttataaaatattccCTCTATTTTTTACTATATAATGTTAGATTTTTTGACACACATATTTAGGAGGGTTGACCACATAGttagaattattatttttaagaatttttttttgaataaaaaaatgAGATTAGAACTTTTATTAACAAaaagaaatttttaaaaaatattattttaactatatgaTCAAACCTCTTAAACATGTGTGTCAAAAAATTAAATatcatatattaaaaaatagaGAAAATAAATAGTTAATGGAAACCATTTTATTAAAACACGAAAATAAAAGATGGGACTTTTTTTAGAATCCCAAATTTTATGCACTTTTTTAAAAATTAGTGTAGAATAACAACTAGCCATTTAGTGTACATATATAAATCACTTACACCAACATTTAGTAAAATTATTACTACAGaagttaaaatattttattgttgATCACTTTTATTTGATTACACCaaaaaaaaatttcaaataacTTTCGACCAATGGAGATATTTTCTTCCAAAAGGGAAATTTAAATCCAGCGGTACATGCAATATCATATATTACCGCCAGAAGGCAGGAACATTTTAAGGTAAAAGATTTTGAACAAGAACGGTAGCATTGTACACTGTTCATGCTCAGCTTCACACTAATTGTAGATACTAATTGTACACTGTTCATATGTTAAGCACAGGATACTAATTGTTTTCAGAATCAAGAGCTTAACTAGCTAGCAAGCTCCACTTCATCATCATCGTCAACATCGTGTTCTAATCAATAAAACTGCGCATCTTCACACAGATATGGAAAGGACATCAATTCTTGTAATCTCTGCCAAATCCTTGTGGTATCCACACCGACTCTGCACACTTTTACCTGCAAAAACCATCATTGGAAAAAAAATTAACAAGCTATAATTAagttatttaaataaataaagatttTTGTTAAACAATCAGTCGCTCTGAAATGTCAAGGTGTTAGAGTAAGGCTCAACTTGATCTTTATATTTTACTATTCTAACAGTCTTAGTGTTCAAATctgtgagtgtgtgtgtgtgtgtgtgtgaacaGATTTTAATCATCAACCTGAGCATGGAGTGTGTGGAAAACTCTGTCCCCAACCCGAGAAATATTGGTGCTGATTACATCTGTTCCTTCTTCGTGAAGAACTCTTATTACGTCGCATAGCCTGAAGTTCTTATCTAAGCCACTGACAACAACTACTTCTATGTTACTTGAACCCAATTCTCTTAATTCAACCACCGGAACTCTGAAGGATGCAGATACAGGGATAGGCATGGAAGTGCTGTTACCGCCAATAATATCGATGTTCATTAGATCTAGAAATTCCTTCTTCGCCTTCAGTTCACCGATTCTCTCTTTTAGTTCCTTAATGTAAGCTGCTGTTTGGTCCAGCTGAGCTTGTTGTGATAACGAATCCTGCACCATAATTAACAGGAgttattttattaatttgttctttctcagtagtattATTCGACAACATTCTAATAGCCAGATACTTTACGTACTATTAGCATATAATGCTATTTGTGAATTGTGGCTTTTGCATGGCAACAAGGTGAAATAAATTTCATATGGCAGGGCCAAACTTTATCACTTGGGAAATTGGGCACGTGGACTGGAAATAAAGGTGCAGTTTCCCCCGCAAAGGACCATTGTTGACAACATTACAGACTGAAAGTGAGATGCCAGCTCAAAACCACACTGCGTACACTGCCCCTTAATTTGTTGTTTGAAACGTCAATGTGCAGAAAAAATATCTGGGCTTTTTTAGAAGACTTTTCAGTTTTTTATGCGAGTTCTTAATGGATTGattacatttttaaatattaattgacaTCAATATTGCCTTCTGAGTTCTCCGTTTATACATGCAAAAGCACGGTACTCCCTCTGGTCCGTTATATAGGC from Apium graveolens cultivar Ventura chromosome 5, ASM990537v1, whole genome shotgun sequence includes the following:
- the LOC141723689 gene encoding transcription factor bHLH162-like, with protein sequence MMRQMMNMSAASSPGSGNKLDRKTVERNRRIHMKGLCLRLTSLVPPHHFNPSRDSLSQQAQLDQTAAYIKELKERIGELKAKKEFLDLMNIDIIGGNSTSMPIPVSASFRVPVVELRELGSSNIEVVVVSGLDKNFRLCDVIRVLHEEGTDVISTNISRVGDRVFHTLHAQVKVCRVGVDTTRIWQRLQELMSFPYLCEDAQFY